The following proteins are encoded in a genomic region of Reichenbachiella sp.:
- the ftsZ gene encoding cell division protein FtsZ, with protein MTESSFKFDLPTHHKSIIKVIGVGGGGSNAVNHMYNQGITGVEFIVCNTDAQALNTSPIPNKLQIGVNLTEGLGAGANPEQGKNAALENKEEIRNMLSEDTKMVFVTAGMGGGTGTGAAPVIAQVAKELGILTVGIVTVPFKFEGKKKMRQAMEGVDSLKANCDTVLMILNDKLTEAFGSLSVNQAFAQADNVLTTAAKGIAEIITVPGYVNVDFEDVKTVMKDSGGAVMGSAETSGESRARRAAEEAINSPLLNNQNIEGAEKILLSIISGDQAELQMDELTEITDFMQELAGDDAEVIFGHGVDPELGDSIRVTIIATGFENEADEMSASTNQVNRLSEEPSRKVFDLEKDVQTSLFTSEPQEVKEDTFEEDFQLKMKSFSFEKPERAQESEPKAVEEEDPFEIEMRQLFEESKNVSYDEPLEELDGMAHPPSKKILLMEQSEERRRRLDGINNDESIDANSYKEKFDVPAYQRKKVNLKNVPASSESLVSKYNLDDESQLGNNKFLHDRPD; from the coding sequence ATGACAGAAAGTAGTTTTAAATTTGATTTGCCTACACACCACAAATCGATCATCAAGGTGATCGGTGTAGGCGGAGGCGGTAGTAATGCCGTCAACCACATGTATAATCAGGGTATTACCGGTGTAGAATTCATCGTGTGCAATACGGATGCTCAAGCCCTGAATACCAGTCCAATTCCAAACAAGCTCCAGATCGGAGTAAACTTGACGGAAGGCCTGGGAGCTGGCGCCAATCCTGAACAAGGAAAGAATGCAGCTCTAGAAAACAAAGAAGAAATTAGAAACATGCTTAGCGAAGACACCAAAATGGTGTTTGTAACCGCTGGTATGGGTGGTGGTACCGGTACAGGTGCAGCTCCGGTCATCGCTCAAGTGGCTAAAGAGTTAGGCATTCTTACAGTAGGTATCGTGACGGTTCCTTTCAAGTTCGAAGGAAAGAAAAAAATGCGTCAAGCGATGGAAGGCGTGGATTCATTAAAAGCCAACTGCGATACAGTGCTGATGATTCTCAATGATAAATTGACAGAAGCATTCGGTAGCTTGTCTGTGAATCAGGCTTTTGCGCAAGCGGATAATGTATTGACTACCGCTGCCAAAGGTATTGCTGAGATTATTACCGTTCCTGGCTATGTAAACGTCGATTTTGAAGATGTTAAAACCGTAATGAAAGACTCTGGTGGAGCCGTAATGGGATCTGCGGAGACTTCTGGTGAAAGTAGAGCCAGAAGAGCGGCGGAGGAAGCTATCAATTCTCCACTATTGAATAATCAAAATATCGAAGGAGCTGAGAAAATCTTGCTTTCTATCATCTCAGGGGATCAGGCCGAACTCCAAATGGACGAGTTGACTGAAATCACGGACTTTATGCAAGAATTGGCTGGTGATGATGCGGAAGTGATCTTTGGTCACGGTGTTGATCCTGAATTGGGCGATAGCATTCGAGTAACGATCATCGCTACTGGGTTCGAAAATGAAGCTGATGAAATGTCTGCTTCAACCAATCAAGTAAATAGATTGTCTGAAGAGCCGTCTAGAAAGGTTTTCGACCTTGAGAAAGATGTTCAGACCAGCTTGTTTACCAGTGAGCCTCAGGAAGTAAAAGAGGATACTTTCGAAGAAGATTTTCAGTTGAAAATGAAATCTTTTTCATTCGAAAAACCGGAAAGAGCTCAAGAATCAGAGCCTAAAGCGGTAGAAGAGGAAGATCCATTCGAAATCGAAATGAGACAATTGTTCGAAGAATCGAAAAATGTATCTTATGATGAGCCGTTGGAAGAATTGGATGGTATGGCTCACCCGCCTTCCAAAAAAATACTTCTTATGGAACAGTCGGAAGAAAGACGTCGTCGCTTAGATGGCATCAATAATGATGAATCCATAGATGCGAATAGCTACAAAGAAAAATTCGATGTACCTGCTTATCAGCGTAAAAAGGTCAATTTGAAAAATGTGCCTGCTTCATCTGAAAGCTTAGTATCCAAATACAATTTGGACGATGAGAGCCAGTTGGGCAACAATAAATTTTTACACGATAGACCGGATTGA
- a CDS encoding NAD(P)H-dependent oxidoreductase has protein sequence MITIISSTNRKNSVSKKLAHIYQGILEEKKINTEVIYLDELPADFTETALYDQSGKNEIFNVFREKMVKAEKMVFIVPEYNGSFPGVLKAFIDGLAFPHTFRDKKAALVGISSGVQGAGLALSHLTDIFNYCGTHVLAQKPKLSRIEENLTENNLSELYHSLLEEQVDKLLDF, from the coding sequence ATGATCACCATCATTAGCAGTACGAATCGAAAAAATTCAGTATCCAAAAAATTAGCGCATATCTATCAAGGTATTCTTGAAGAAAAGAAAATAAATACCGAAGTTATTTATTTAGATGAATTACCTGCTGATTTCACTGAGACTGCACTTTATGATCAATCTGGAAAAAATGAGATCTTCAATGTTTTCCGAGAGAAAATGGTCAAGGCAGAAAAAATGGTCTTTATCGTACCTGAATACAATGGCTCATTCCCGGGTGTTTTAAAAGCATTTATTGACGGGTTAGCCTTTCCTCATACATTTCGAGACAAGAAGGCCGCTTTGGTAGGCATATCGTCAGGGGTACAGGGCGCGGGATTGGCCCTGAGCCACCTAACAGATATTTTCAACTATTGCGGGACGCATGTGCTTGCTCAAAAGCCCAAACTATCCCGCATAGAAGAAAATTTGACAGAAAATAATCTTTCAGAATTGTATCACAGCCTGCTCGAAGAGCAAGTGGATAAATTATTAGACTTTTAG
- the sucD gene encoding succinate--CoA ligase subunit alpha, which translates to MSVLVNKDSKIIVQGFTGTEGTFHATQMIEYGSNVVGGVTPGKGGQKHLDKPVFNTVKEAVDQAGANVSIIFVPPAFAADAIMEAADAGISVIITITEGIPVKDMVAAKKYLENKDVTLIGPNCPGVITPEEAKVGIMPGFVFKKGRIGIVSKSGTLTYEAADQVVKAGLGISTAIGIGGDPIIGTSTKAAVELLMNDPETDAIVMIGEIGGNYEAEAARWIKAQGNPKPVVGFIAGQTAPKGKRMGHAGAIIGGADDTAEAKMKIMAECGLHVVKSPADIGETIAKAIS; encoded by the coding sequence ATGAGCGTATTAGTAAATAAAGATTCAAAAATCATAGTTCAGGGCTTTACAGGCACTGAGGGTACCTTTCACGCAACGCAGATGATCGAGTACGGAAGTAATGTGGTAGGTGGTGTAACCCCAGGCAAGGGTGGTCAAAAACATCTTGACAAACCAGTTTTTAATACGGTAAAGGAAGCGGTAGACCAGGCTGGTGCTAATGTTTCAATTATTTTCGTTCCACCTGCATTTGCTGCTGATGCCATCATGGAAGCTGCTGATGCCGGCATTTCAGTTATCATCACTATCACAGAGGGTATTCCAGTGAAGGATATGGTAGCTGCTAAAAAATATTTAGAGAACAAAGACGTAACATTGATCGGACCTAACTGTCCTGGTGTAATTACTCCTGAAGAAGCTAAGGTGGGTATCATGCCTGGTTTTGTTTTCAAAAAAGGAAGAATCGGTATCGTCTCTAAGTCTGGTACTTTGACTTACGAAGCTGCTGACCAAGTAGTAAAAGCTGGATTGGGTATTTCTACCGCTATCGGCATTGGTGGTGATCCAATCATTGGTACATCTACCAAAGCTGCTGTTGAGTTACTCATGAACGACCCTGAAACTGATGCTATCGTTATGATCGGTGAAATCGGAGGAAACTACGAAGCTGAGGCTGCTCGTTGGATCAAGGCTCAAGGCAACCCTAAGCCGGTAGTTGGCTTTATCGCTGGACAAACTGCTCCAAAAGGTAAAAGAATGGGACATGCTGGTGCTATCATAGGTGGAGCTGACGATACAGCAGAAGCTAAAATGAAAATAATGGCTGAATGCGGTCTTCATGTAGTAAAATCACCTGCTGACATTGGAGAAACCATCGCAAAAGCGATCAGCTAA
- a CDS encoding HAD-IIIA family hydrolase, translated as MINTENIKMLVLDVDGTMTDGRINVTEEGHQFKQFHARDGLGIRMLIKKGIRVGIVSHSFSGGAIQARGKMLGISHIYTGLEEKDEILSKWCEELDLEMSEIAFIGDDLNDIPAMKKVGISACPANAADEVISYVDMVLTKDGGDGCIREFIDKYMSVTYTKTA; from the coding sequence ATGATCAACACAGAAAACATTAAAATGCTCGTGCTTGACGTGGACGGCACCATGACCGACGGGCGAATCAATGTAACCGAAGAAGGCCATCAATTCAAACAGTTTCATGCCAGAGATGGACTGGGTATTCGCATGCTTATTAAAAAAGGCATACGTGTAGGAATTGTTAGCCATAGTTTTTCTGGAGGCGCCATACAAGCCAGAGGGAAAATGTTAGGCATTTCTCATATCTACACTGGACTGGAAGAAAAGGATGAAATTCTCTCCAAATGGTGCGAAGAATTAGATTTAGAAATGAGCGAAATCGCTTTCATTGGTGATGACCTGAACGACATCCCGGCGATGAAAAAAGTGGGGATCTCTGCCTGTCCCGCCAACGCTGCCGATGAAGTCATTTCCTATGTGGACATGGTACTCACAAAAGACGGAGGAGATGGCTGTATCAGGGAGTTTATTGATAAATATATGTCAGTCACCTATACCAAAACGGCTTAA
- a CDS encoding sugar MFS transporter, with translation MSEQKGSMIVPISIVAGLFATLGFVTWVNGALIPFMKSICELTDAESFLVASASYISFCVMALPASFILQKTGYKKGMSLGLLLMAGGALVFIPAASSRTYFVFLTGIFIQGAGMTLLQTAVNPYITILGPMESAAKRISIMGICNKAAGALGSIILGTLLLSGIKEKNELLASVGEAEKETLLNTMAGGMVTPYIVIASVLALLAVLINMAPLPDIEAPESEATDDSGAAKTSIFQFPHLWLGVLTLFTYVGAEVIAGDSIIKYGITLGLDNAEFFTSFTLGAMILTYLLGVVLIPKYISQDTALKISAALGIVFSLCILFTSGFTSVLFVASLGIANALVWPAVWPLALNGLGKFTKTASALLVMGISGGAIIPPLYGALEDAKKVALTAEGVADAAATAATGSYWILLPCYAVILFYAFSGHKIGLKKS, from the coding sequence ATGTCAGAGCAAAAGGGTAGTATGATAGTGCCTATCTCAATTGTCGCAGGATTATTTGCCACTTTGGGATTTGTTACATGGGTGAATGGAGCATTAATTCCTTTTATGAAATCCATTTGTGAATTAACAGATGCAGAGTCCTTTTTGGTTGCCTCGGCTTCTTACATTTCATTTTGTGTGATGGCTTTGCCCGCTTCATTTATTCTTCAGAAAACAGGATATAAAAAAGGTATGTCTTTAGGATTACTGCTTATGGCAGGTGGTGCTTTGGTATTTATTCCTGCAGCCTCTTCAAGAACGTATTTTGTATTCCTAACTGGTATTTTCATACAAGGAGCCGGTATGACTTTATTGCAGACAGCAGTGAATCCTTATATCACGATTTTAGGACCAATGGAAAGTGCTGCCAAAAGAATTTCCATTATGGGGATTTGCAATAAGGCGGCTGGTGCGTTAGGCTCAATTATCTTAGGAACCCTCTTATTATCAGGAATAAAAGAAAAAAATGAATTATTAGCTTCAGTTGGCGAAGCCGAAAAAGAGACATTGTTGAATACAATGGCAGGAGGTATGGTAACACCTTATATCGTTATCGCTAGTGTGCTTGCCTTACTGGCCGTATTGATTAATATGGCACCACTTCCAGATATTGAAGCGCCTGAGTCTGAGGCGACAGATGATTCTGGAGCGGCAAAAACAAGCATCTTCCAATTCCCTCATTTGTGGCTAGGTGTATTGACACTGTTTACTTATGTTGGTGCAGAGGTAATTGCAGGCGATTCAATTATAAAATATGGAATAACCCTGGGTTTAGATAATGCAGAGTTTTTCACCTCCTTTACGCTTGGAGCTATGATATTGACCTATCTATTAGGTGTGGTATTAATTCCAAAATATATCAGTCAGGATACAGCATTGAAGATCAGTGCAGCACTGGGAATTGTGTTTTCGTTGTGTATTTTGTTTACATCCGGCTTCACCTCAGTACTATTCGTGGCTTCATTAGGTATCGCCAATGCGCTGGTATGGCCTGCGGTATGGCCTCTTGCATTGAATGGATTAGGGAAGTTCACTAAAACTGCTTCTGCCTTATTAGTTATGGGCATCTCAGGAGGTGCCATTATTCCTCCTTTATATGGTGCATTAGAAGACGCAAAAAAAGTTGCATTGACTGCGGAAGGGGTTGCAGACGCCGCAGCAACAGCTGCCACTGGAAGTTATTGGATTCTTCTGCCATGTTATGCTGTTATTCTGTTTTATGCATTTTCAGGGCATAAGATTGGCTTGAAGAAAAGCTAA
- a CDS encoding M13 family metallopeptidase — MIKLKNYLLVGAMASTGLLVSCESTQDSAQEESEVVSLDLNLRDTTVAPNNDFYRYANGGWLDKTEIPSDRSAWGSFHELFEYNEKVLSFVLEEATKGELHDENSNEIKAANFYASGMDSLGIEAQGAKPLKPMLAQIDQLQSKDELGNVLSSLQKISVTPLFNIYVGIDDKQTDSYIMNVTQSGLGLPDRDYYFREDQTGQDIIAGYKAYITKLFVLVGEDSAVAATKAENIFALESKLAKNSMTRLERRNPEATYNKISLAELQENSNWLDWKSFFAGIGVEEISEINVNQLEYISQLSEVVDGSALDDIKDYLKVRFISPNTAYLSNDFVMAAFDFYNKQLSGQQEMRPRAKRMVNSTNGNLGDALSKLYVDEVFPPEAKEKCLEMVNNIKDAMHKRIDQLTWMSEETKKEAHTKLTKLKVKIGYPDEWEDYSSIEISKDNYIQNRWNANAFDNRLNWGKLGQPIDPDEWHMAASAVNAYYNPPANEIVFPAGILQPPFYNYKADDAVNYGGIGAVIGHEITHGFDDSGRKYNHEGELKDWWTEDDAAEFERRAQVMVEQYDGFEVQDTLNVNGKLTLGENIADLGGMLIAYDALQMYFEKNGRPGKIDGMTPEQRFFMSQATLWRGKYRPQLEQQLLIQDTHSPGKFRVNGPVSSMTEFYEAFDIKQGDPLWRSEEERVDIW, encoded by the coding sequence ATGATAAAACTCAAAAATTACTTGCTGGTGGGTGCTATGGCATCTACGGGCTTGTTAGTGAGCTGTGAATCCACACAGGATTCTGCTCAAGAAGAATCAGAAGTTGTAAGTCTCGATCTCAATCTCAGGGATACAACGGTTGCACCAAACAATGACTTTTACAGATATGCCAATGGTGGCTGGCTAGACAAAACAGAAATACCTTCTGACCGATCGGCATGGGGTAGCTTCCATGAATTGTTTGAATATAATGAGAAGGTACTCAGCTTTGTGTTGGAAGAAGCAACCAAAGGAGAGTTGCATGATGAGAACTCGAATGAAATAAAGGCGGCTAACTTCTACGCTTCAGGTATGGACTCTCTAGGAATAGAAGCTCAAGGAGCAAAGCCACTCAAACCAATGTTGGCCCAAATCGATCAGCTTCAGAGCAAAGATGAATTAGGAAACGTACTTTCTTCTTTGCAGAAAATTAGTGTTACGCCTTTGTTTAATATATATGTCGGCATAGACGACAAACAGACGGATAGTTACATCATGAATGTGACTCAATCAGGATTAGGCTTGCCAGATCGTGATTATTATTTCAGAGAGGACCAGACGGGGCAAGACATCATCGCAGGGTATAAAGCCTATATCACTAAGTTGTTTGTTTTGGTGGGAGAGGATTCTGCTGTGGCTGCAACTAAGGCTGAGAACATTTTCGCTTTGGAGTCTAAGCTGGCGAAAAACTCAATGACTCGTCTTGAAAGAAGAAACCCAGAGGCCACTTACAATAAAATATCATTGGCTGAATTGCAGGAGAATAGCAATTGGCTAGACTGGAAGTCATTTTTTGCAGGCATTGGAGTTGAAGAAATCAGCGAAATCAATGTGAATCAATTAGAGTACATCTCACAGTTGTCCGAAGTTGTGGATGGCTCTGCACTGGATGACATCAAAGATTATTTGAAAGTAAGATTTATCAGCCCAAATACAGCTTACCTGTCGAACGACTTTGTAATGGCAGCTTTTGATTTTTACAATAAGCAGTTATCAGGTCAGCAGGAAATGAGACCAAGAGCCAAGCGAATGGTAAACTCTACCAATGGCAATTTGGGAGATGCCTTGAGCAAGTTATATGTAGACGAAGTTTTTCCTCCAGAGGCGAAAGAGAAATGCTTAGAAATGGTGAACAATATCAAAGATGCCATGCACAAGCGAATTGATCAACTGACGTGGATGAGTGAGGAAACTAAGAAAGAAGCGCATACTAAATTGACCAAACTGAAGGTGAAAATTGGATACCCTGATGAGTGGGAAGATTATAGTAGCATTGAAATATCAAAAGATAATTACATTCAAAACAGATGGAATGCAAATGCATTTGATAATCGATTGAACTGGGGCAAACTAGGTCAGCCTATTGATCCCGATGAGTGGCATATGGCCGCTTCAGCAGTGAACGCCTATTACAACCCGCCTGCCAATGAGATTGTATTCCCAGCTGGTATTCTACAGCCTCCTTTTTATAATTACAAAGCAGATGATGCGGTAAATTATGGTGGTATTGGCGCAGTAATTGGTCATGAAATCACTCATGGATTCGACGATAGCGGTCGTAAATATAACCATGAAGGTGAACTGAAAGATTGGTGGACTGAAGATGATGCTGCGGAATTCGAAAGAAGAGCTCAAGTAATGGTCGAGCAGTACGATGGTTTCGAAGTGCAAGACACACTTAATGTGAATGGTAAGTTGACACTTGGGGAGAATATAGCAGACCTTGGCGGTATGCTGATTGCTTATGACGCTTTGCAGATGTATTTTGAAAAGAACGGAAGACCAGGAAAAATAGATGGAATGACTCCAGAACAAAGGTTTTTCATGTCACAGGCTACTTTATGGAGAGGCAAGTATCGGCCTCAACTTGAGCAGCAACTTTTAATTCAGGATACTCACTCACCTGGCAAGTTTAGAGTAAATGGTCCTGTATCTAGTATGACTGAATTCTACGAAGCGTTTGATATTAAGCAGGGAGATCCATTGTGGAGATCCGAAGAAGAGCGAGTTGATATTTGGTAA
- a CDS encoding 30S ribosomal protein THX yields MGKGDVKTRKGKISKGSYGVSRPHKKKVAEVAPKAKSKAKKKK; encoded by the coding sequence ATGGGTAAAGGAGATGTAAAAACAAGAAAAGGCAAGATAAGCAAAGGGTCTTATGGAGTCAGTCGACCTCATAAAAAGAAGGTTGCCGAGGTTGCCCCGAAAGCAAAGTCTAAGGCCAAGAAGAAAAAATAA
- a CDS encoding porin family protein — MKKTIFFFFLIVSVMLVFEANAQRKTYVGLKGGYNLSTAYFFHSFFGSDINTKMNGGFQGGIIAMNYIRNHIGLQAELIYTQKGWTQEFDDGSPNLVTDLNYIELPLLVNIHTGKEKLHFFANAGCFFEYLASSSQSEVPDYQANVYAFDESRDHKLGYGFRGGVGAFYDFDFGTLLLESSVSYSLSDLLEFESLNSGIPNTSKNIVIGFSVAYMFSFGEL, encoded by the coding sequence ATGAAAAAAACTATTTTCTTTTTCTTCCTGATTGTGAGTGTAATGCTGGTTTTTGAAGCGAATGCACAGAGAAAAACCTATGTGGGCTTAAAGGGAGGGTATAATCTTTCCACGGCCTATTTCTTCCACTCATTTTTTGGTTCTGACATCAATACGAAAATGAATGGCGGATTTCAGGGCGGCATCATTGCGATGAATTATATCCGAAATCATATTGGCTTGCAAGCCGAGCTGATCTACACACAAAAAGGATGGACTCAGGAATTTGACGATGGATCGCCCAATCTAGTCACGGATTTAAACTATATCGAATTGCCCTTGTTGGTAAACATCCACACAGGAAAGGAGAAGTTGCACTTCTTTGCCAATGCTGGATGTTTCTTCGAATATTTGGCAAGCTCATCACAGAGCGAAGTGCCGGATTACCAAGCCAATGTCTATGCCTTCGATGAATCCAGAGATCATAAACTGGGCTATGGTTTTAGAGGTGGTGTCGGTGCTTTTTATGATTTTGATTTCGGCACCTTGCTTTTGGAAAGTAGTGTTTCTTATAGTTTGAGTGATCTGCTTGAATTTGAGTCATTAAACTCAGGTATCCCTAATACCTCTAAAAACATTGTGATTGGTTTCTCAGTAGCCTATATGTTCTCCTTCGGCGAATTGTAG
- a CDS encoding alkane 1-monooxygenase produces MNIRFLKYAIVFIIPIVAYFSINASGWWTFGTAALVYVMLPLFEFFFSSSKENLEKAEEELVAKDRVYDYLLYLVVPVQFALLYYFVSVIGVMESTSLELTGRILSMGITCGALGINVAHELGHRKSNFEQFLAKALLLTSLYMHFNIEHNRGHHKNVSTHEDPSSARHGEWVFFFWFRSMIMGYISAWKIEAAQLKKKGLGPISFQNEMLRFQVIQLAFLGLIYWAFGWLPMLCFLAAALIGIIQLETVNYIEHYGLSRNQKESGQYERVQPWHSWNSNHTLGRLFLFELSRHSDHHYLASRKYQILRHHEASPQMPTGYPGMMLLSMVPPLWFLVMHKQIAKLSRSEA; encoded by the coding sequence ATGAATATTCGATTTCTTAAGTATGCCATTGTCTTTATTATTCCAATAGTTGCCTATTTCTCTATTAATGCATCCGGTTGGTGGACTTTTGGTACTGCGGCATTAGTTTATGTAATGCTCCCCTTGTTTGAGTTCTTTTTTTCGTCAAGCAAAGAAAATTTAGAAAAAGCCGAAGAGGAGTTGGTGGCTAAGGATCGAGTCTATGATTACCTGCTTTATTTGGTAGTCCCAGTTCAATTTGCTCTGTTATATTATTTTGTTTCAGTGATTGGAGTAATGGAAAGCACCAGTTTGGAATTGACTGGAAGAATATTGTCCATGGGGATCACTTGTGGGGCATTGGGGATTAATGTGGCTCACGAGCTGGGACATAGAAAGAGTAACTTTGAACAGTTCCTGGCGAAAGCCCTGTTGTTGACATCGCTCTATATGCATTTCAATATTGAGCATAATAGAGGCCATCACAAAAATGTATCTACGCATGAAGATCCGTCTTCTGCTCGACATGGCGAGTGGGTCTTTTTCTTTTGGTTTCGATCCATGATCATGGGATATATTTCAGCATGGAAAATAGAAGCCGCTCAACTGAAAAAGAAAGGGTTAGGGCCCATTTCCTTTCAGAATGAAATGCTAAGATTTCAAGTGATTCAATTGGCATTCTTAGGATTGATTTATTGGGCGTTCGGATGGTTACCTATGTTGTGCTTTTTAGCGGCAGCGCTAATAGGTATCATTCAGTTAGAAACAGTCAACTATATCGAACATTACGGTTTGAGTCGTAACCAAAAAGAGTCTGGTCAGTATGAGCGAGTGCAGCCATGGCATTCCTGGAATTCAAACCATACGCTAGGCCGATTGTTTCTTTTTGAGCTTTCGAGGCATTCCGATCACCATTATCTGGCCAGCAGGAAATATCAAATATTGAGACATCATGAAGCCAGCCCTCAAATGCCAACAGGCTATCCTGGTATGATGTTACTATCTATGGTTCCGCCATTGTGGTTTTTGGTCATGCACAAGCAAATTGCAAAACTGTCTAGGTCGGAAGCGTAG
- a CDS encoding YheT family hydrolase, translating into MSILGYSSYNSPRDFFKNGYTQTIIPSLFRKIKGVKYDRERIDTPDGDFLDLDWIRSGYERLVIISHGLEGNSHRHYVKSCARHFNQNEYDVLAWNYRSCSGEINRNLRLYHHGDTEDLEHVITHAIATRRYKKIVLVGFSMGGSTTLKYLGENGPSVPKHIVAAATFSVPCNLWDSAHQLTFRENWFFKQRFLKKMIKKVKLKHQQYPKEVNIDGIDDIVSFGQFDERYTAPLHGFKNSRHFYRTATSDLNYPGIRLPALIVNAKNDPLLGEKCYPYKACKYHEFLHLETPRAGGHVGFFKLGAKTSWMDERALEFFKDYARL; encoded by the coding sequence ATGTCTATACTCGGTTACTCTTCATACAACTCCCCTCGGGATTTCTTTAAAAATGGCTATACACAGACCATCATCCCTAGCTTATTCAGAAAAATAAAAGGGGTCAAATATGATCGGGAGCGAATTGATACCCCCGATGGAGACTTTCTTGACTTAGACTGGATTCGCTCTGGATACGAAAGGTTAGTCATCATTTCACATGGTTTGGAAGGAAACTCTCACCGTCACTATGTAAAAAGTTGTGCTCGACATTTCAACCAAAATGAATACGATGTATTAGCGTGGAACTACAGATCATGTAGCGGTGAAATCAATAGAAACCTTCGGCTCTATCACCACGGAGATACAGAAGATCTGGAGCATGTCATCACTCATGCCATTGCTACCAGAAGATATAAGAAAATTGTATTGGTGGGCTTTTCAATGGGCGGCAGTACGACGTTGAAATATCTTGGAGAAAATGGGCCAAGTGTCCCCAAACACATCGTGGCGGCAGCCACTTTCTCCGTACCTTGCAACCTTTGGGACAGTGCCCATCAACTGACCTTTCGTGAAAACTGGTTTTTCAAACAGCGTTTTCTCAAAAAAATGATCAAGAAGGTCAAGCTAAAGCACCAACAATATCCCAAAGAGGTAAACATTGATGGAATTGATGATATCGTTTCTTTTGGGCAGTTTGACGAACGCTACACGGCCCCTCTTCATGGATTCAAAAATAGTCGGCATTTTTATAGAACCGCTACTTCCGACCTCAACTACCCAGGCATTCGACTACCCGCGTTGATTGTCAACGCAAAAAATGACCCATTACTTGGTGAAAAGTGCTATCCATACAAAGCTTGTAAGTATCATGAGTTTCTTCACCTAGAAACCCCGAGAGCTGGTGGCCATGTAGGTTTCTTTAAATTAGGTGCTAAAACTTCCTGGATGGATGAGCGCGCACTTGAGTTTTTTAAAGATTACGCCAGGTTATAG
- a CDS encoding ROK family protein produces MADYILGIDIGGTYTKFGLVDKKGKVSNEGSFATRAHEKIDIFLGELKKQVLPMLDGKSVIGVGVGAPNANHFDGTIKQAANITWGDDVPLQKLIQEIFNLPTILTNDASAAAIGEMKFGGAQGMKDFVVFTLGTGLGSGFVVNGEVVYGHSGFAGEIGHVSVNPDGRYCGCGRRGCLETYVSATGIKKTVFKMMADYTRPSVLRDVSYNDMTAEMITNAARDHDYIAIKAFEYTGQIFGQKLADTVVHTSPEAIFLFGGLVNAGDYLMDPAIYYMEKFMFKPFKKTVKLLPSSLMDRNAAVLGAGALGWEELAKK; encoded by the coding sequence ATGGCGGATTATATTCTAGGAATTGACATTGGGGGTACATACACCAAATTTGGCCTTGTAGATAAAAAAGGTAAAGTCAGCAACGAAGGTTCTTTTGCCACCCGTGCTCATGAGAAGATTGATATTTTCTTGGGCGAACTGAAAAAACAAGTACTACCTATGCTTGATGGGAAATCTGTTATAGGAGTAGGAGTAGGGGCGCCCAATGCCAATCACTTCGATGGCACCATCAAACAAGCCGCTAATATTACCTGGGGTGATGATGTTCCGCTTCAGAAGTTGATTCAGGAAATTTTTAATCTGCCTACCATTTTGACCAATGATGCCAGTGCAGCCGCTATAGGTGAAATGAAATTTGGTGGAGCCCAAGGCATGAAAGACTTTGTGGTTTTCACTTTGGGTACTGGTTTAGGCAGTGGCTTTGTAGTGAATGGTGAGGTCGTTTATGGCCATAGTGGATTCGCAGGGGAGATCGGTCATGTGAGTGTAAATCCAGACGGTCGATATTGTGGGTGCGGCAGAAGAGGTTGTTTAGAAACTTACGTATCTGCCACCGGGATTAAAAAGACCGTTTTCAAAATGATGGCTGATTATACTCGTCCAAGTGTATTGCGTGATGTGAGTTACAATGACATGACTGCCGAGATGATCACCAATGCGGCCAGAGACCACGATTACATAGCTATTAAAGCCTTCGAATATACCGGACAGATATTTGGTCAGAAATTGGCGGATACTGTGGTGCACACGAGCCCTGAAGCCATTTTCCTTTTTGGCGGGTTGGTGAACGCTGGAGATTATCTGATGGATCCTGCGATCTATTACATGGAAAAATTCATGTTCAAGCCTTTCAAGAAAACAGTAAAACTACTGCCTTCTTCCTTGATGGATAGAAATGCAGCGGTTTTGGGTGCTGGCGCTTTGGGATGGGAAGAATTAGCTAAAAAATAA